Genomic DNA from Kluyveromyces lactis strain NRRL Y-1140 chromosome C complete sequence:
CAATGTGGATGTAACATCATCAGCATAAATTTGGTCGATTCCAGCATTAACGACATCCAGTGTTGTGGAGTCATCCAAACTAACAGTAGAATAAATGGTGATGGTGGTGGTGGACGTACTCTCATCACGTACAGTCAAAGtagaatcatcttcatcttcagtgGTAATTGTTGGTTGCAAAGTTGTTACTACACTGGAAATGTCACTGGTGGTTAAGGTAGAAAGCTGAGTGCTTACTTCATTGTTCTCCAAAGTCCAGTATACGGTGTTCACTATTTCCTTTGTGACGGTTGTCAAATATGTGCTGATATCTTGGTCATTTTCAGTGTTGGAAGGCTCCAAGGTAGTAGTTGAACCGTTAAAGTACTGTGCTGCAGCCAATGGCGCAAGGAT
This window encodes:
- the SVS1 gene encoding Svs1p (no similarity); this translates as MKFNKITPLILAPLAAAQYFNGSTTTLEPSNTENDQDISTYLTTVTKEIVNTVYWTLENNEVSTQLSTLTTSDISSVVTTLQPTITTEDEDDSTLTVRDESTSTTTITIYSTVSLDDSTTLDVVNAGIDQIYADDVTSTLTSVLLQTVTLSDSAGNPTATTVSSLEKQVLLGDFSCVPETVTVTQYEATKYITVDSSTPTQADTSSGSDYEAAAVTVSTQATSAIYSNTTSTDLL